Proteins from a single region of bacterium:
- a CDS encoding YfiR family protein: MPLVAIAFLLVLTAQIAQPQDMPLPAEVQLPLLLKILSADRRLQDRAGDELVIGVLYQPRYRASVTAMEAILEQAAKLIVPPRPGQTTRLVPVPLNGKPDWDSLLSALDLDVCYLTPFRALGLEQLLRATRARGVVTCTGVLEYIEAGVSIGLDVSGGRPQIVINMAGARAEGIEFSSQLLKLARIVDKE; the protein is encoded by the coding sequence GTGCCGCTGGTTGCCATTGCCTTCTTGCTCGTTCTTACAGCGCAGATCGCACAGCCGCAGGACATGCCGCTGCCGGCCGAGGTTCAACTGCCGCTCTTGCTTAAAATCCTCAGCGCCGATCGTCGCCTGCAGGATCGCGCCGGTGACGAACTGGTCATCGGCGTCTTGTATCAACCGCGTTACCGCGCATCGGTCACGGCGATGGAGGCGATTCTGGAACAGGCGGCCAAACTCATCGTCCCGCCGCGTCCCGGTCAGACGACGCGTCTGGTTCCCGTGCCGTTGAATGGGAAGCCCGATTGGGACTCGCTTCTGTCCGCGCTCGACCTCGATGTCTGCTACCTGACACCATTCCGCGCTCTCGGGTTGGAGCAGTTGTTGCGCGCGACGCGCGCGCGCGGCGTCGTCACCTGCACCGGCGTACTTGAGTACATTGAGGCCGGCGTTTCGATCGGTCTCGATGTCAGCGGCGGGAGACCCCAGATCGTGATCAATATGGCGGGTGCGCGCGCGGAAGGGATTGAATTCTCTTCGCAACTGCTGAAACTCGCACGCATCGTGGACAAGGAATAA
- a CDS encoding ATP-binding protein yields the protein MASGARRDSTVDYVVIVDSSGEPFADVRLAQARLLGYREVAGIGAFTANKSHYRTMTPIEFNGQRIGDLYMGFDGRQLNDLVSASRGAMGMISIVIFLGGLTVVYAISTLITVPLDRIVAAAEQIARGDLSVRADTRTRDELGRLAGAFNNMVESLQDAQRELHDYNRHLEERVEDRTQALKCEIVERERAEVELERQHAFLRQIIDIDPNLIFVKDREGRFVLVNKAMADVYGATVEDLVGKTDADFNANEEEVGAFRRDDAFVMETLQERFVSEEVVTDSHGRRRWLQIIKRPLVSSDGRAHRLLGVATDITRRKEAEEALRASEEQLRQALKMEAIGRLAGGVAHDFNNILAVIMGRSELLLAMVDPQSPLIEPVREIDAAALRASALTRQLLAFSRRQVQEARPLSLNATVESMKKMLQRLIGEDIEFVTELDPAAGPVFADPGQIEQVLMNLVVNARDAMPAGGRLLIRTGNRTVAASGSANASGISAGDYVWLEVADTGIGMDEATRSHVFEPFFTTKGYGKGTGLGLSTVYGIVKQSGGHIEIESQPGRGTSFVILLPRSQHLLEQAPNEMEPRRVARAGQGQTVLIVEDEDGVRELVKQTLAMSGYAVLSAANGAEAIDLARRHNSAIELVITDVIMPGLNGPDVVDRLLLDRPDIRVIYMSGYADIDIVSEKILGAGHTLLQKPFRLDALCALVAETLGHDQPPGFAEAPQKTRA from the coding sequence GTGGCCAGCGGCGCCCGGCGCGATTCGACGGTCGATTACGTCGTTATTGTCGATTCCAGCGGAGAACCGTTCGCCGACGTCCGGCTGGCCCAAGCGCGGCTACTGGGCTACCGTGAAGTTGCCGGCATCGGCGCGTTCACCGCGAACAAGTCGCACTATCGCACAATGACGCCCATCGAATTCAATGGACAACGCATCGGCGATCTGTATATGGGATTCGACGGCCGGCAGCTGAACGATCTCGTCTCCGCCAGCCGCGGCGCCATGGGCATGATCAGTATAGTGATCTTCCTCGGCGGCTTAACCGTCGTCTATGCTATCAGCACATTGATCACCGTTCCGCTGGATCGCATCGTGGCGGCGGCCGAGCAGATCGCCCGCGGCGATCTCTCCGTGCGCGCCGACACCCGCACCCGCGACGAACTGGGGCGGCTGGCCGGCGCGTTCAATAACATGGTCGAGAGCCTTCAGGACGCGCAACGGGAACTCCATGACTACAACCGCCACCTGGAAGAACGCGTCGAAGACCGCACGCAGGCCTTGAAATGCGAAATCGTCGAGCGCGAGCGCGCCGAGGTCGAACTCGAACGCCAGCATGCCTTCCTCCGGCAGATCATCGACATCGATCCCAACCTGATCTTCGTCAAGGACCGCGAGGGACGATTCGTGCTGGTCAACAAGGCCATGGCCGACGTCTATGGCGCCACCGTCGAGGATCTGGTCGGCAAAACCGACGCCGATTTCAATGCGAATGAGGAAGAGGTCGGGGCGTTTCGCCGCGATGATGCGTTCGTCATGGAGACCCTGCAGGAACGGTTCGTGTCCGAGGAGGTCGTGACTGACTCCCATGGGCGCCGTCGGTGGCTGCAGATCATCAAGCGCCCGCTGGTGTCTTCCGACGGCCGCGCTCACCGGCTCCTCGGCGTGGCCACCGATATCACCAGGCGCAAAGAGGCTGAGGAGGCCCTGCGCGCCAGTGAAGAGCAATTGCGCCAGGCCCTCAAGATGGAGGCGATCGGACGGCTCGCCGGCGGCGTCGCGCACGACTTCAACAATATCCTCGCGGTCATCATGGGGCGCAGCGAGTTGCTCCTGGCCATGGTCGATCCGCAAAGCCCGCTCATCGAACCGGTGCGCGAGATCGACGCTGCCGCCCTCCGCGCCTCGGCGCTCACGCGGCAGCTGCTCGCCTTCAGCCGCCGTCAGGTCCAGGAAGCGCGTCCCCTCAGTCTGAACGCTACCGTCGAGAGCATGAAGAAAATGCTGCAACGACTCATCGGTGAAGACATCGAGTTCGTCACCGAACTGGACCCCGCCGCCGGTCCCGTCTTCGCCGACCCCGGCCAGATTGAACAGGTCCTCATGAACCTGGTCGTCAACGCGCGCGACGCCATGCCTGCCGGCGGGCGGCTGCTGATTCGCACCGGCAACAGAACCGTGGCCGCGTCCGGTTCCGCCAATGCCTCCGGCATATCAGCGGGGGACTATGTGTGGCTGGAAGTCGCAGATACCGGCATCGGGATGGACGAAGCCACTCGCAGTCACGTGTTCGAGCCGTTTTTTACCACCAAAGGTTACGGCAAGGGGACCGGTCTGGGACTCTCCACCGTGTATGGCATTGTCAAGCAAAGCGGCGGGCACATTGAGATTGAAAGCCAGCCGGGCCGCGGCACCTCGTTTGTCATCCTGCTGCCGCGCAGCCAACACCTGCTTGAACAAGCCCCGAACGAGATGGAGCCGCGGCGTGTCGCCCGCGCGGGACAGGGCCAGACGGTGCTGATCGTCGAAGATGAAGACGGTGTTCGCGAGCTCGTTAAGCAGACGTTGGCCATGTCCGGTTACGCGGTCCTGTCGGCCGCCAACGGCGCGGAGGCCATCGATCTGGCCCGACGGCATAACAGCGCGATCGAATTGGTGATCACCGACGTCATCATGCCGGGCCTCAATGGTCCGGACGTCGTTGACCGATTGCTCCTCGACCGACCGGACATTCGCGTCATCTACATGTCCGGCTACGCGGACATCGACATTGTCAGCGAAAAGATTCTCGGGGCCGGCCACACCCTGCTGCAAAAGCCATTTCGATTGGACGCACTCTGTGCCTTGGTGGCCGAAACACTCGGCCATGATCAACCGCCGGGGTTCGCCGAGGCCCCCCAAAAAACCCGCGCATAA
- a CDS encoding pitrilysin family protein — MKSARWALALALLIAFATPALSADLPPINHEKYELPNGLDVILHVDKTIPTVTVNIWYHVGSKNEEKGRTGFAHLFEHMMFQGSQHHDTDYFAPLEKVGGEVNGSTTEDRTNYYETVPSNYLELALWLEADRMGYLLPAMTQERLDNQRDVVKNERRQGVDNQPYGRVWENLGWLMYPEEHPYNWPVIGYMEDLSAASLEDVQNFFKLYYAPNNASLCVTGDFDPAEAKTLIEKYFAPLPAGQPIMRKEAWIPELDGIRRGQMEDAVSLARVYYAFPSPGYYTPGDAELDILANALTNGKTSRLYKSLVYDKQIAQDVAAFQSSSELCGNFIIQATAREGHTLAELEAALDAELRKILAEGITATELANTQAQLEAGFVRSLEDLGRRADKLNEYNVFLGDPDMFQWDLDRYQKATVAGVNAAARRWIDLDRRVIFHVLPQGTYVAAEDKVDRTVKPTAAADPQFTPPTIQKDKLSNGVEVWLVQDDKLPLVQTNIVFKGGWALEPAGKAAVGSMTSDMMDEGTRTRTALQISEEAKSIGANLGTGSSFDNMSVSLNVLKKYLDRGYALMADILMNPTFPQEELDRQKKMYMGRIAQESKQPNTVVQKTFLRTLYGADHPYGRPFTGSGTEASINAITRDDLIAFHQANYVPSNAAIAVAGNITMAEAKAALEKAFKGWTSTAPAPVVNIPDPAPITKTQVVIVDKPGAPQSAIMVGHAGIKRSDPDYMPIRVMMNVLGSQFTSRINMNLREAKGYTYGAFGNFAPRRGTGPFLATAQVQTQNTKEAVFEFVKELRDIISTRPVTAEELEDAKNDLIKSFPSGFESIGAVAGGMSTMFAYDLPLDEWQTFAARVNAVDLAAANRAATNHINPDALLIVIVGDRAKIEEGIKSLNLGDVAFVSAEE, encoded by the coding sequence ATGAAGTCCGCTCGTTGGGCGCTCGCCTTGGCCCTGCTGATCGCCTTCGCGACACCGGCCCTCTCGGCCGACTTGCCGCCGATCAACCACGAGAAGTATGAACTCCCCAACGGTCTGGATGTCATCCTGCATGTCGACAAGACCATCCCGACCGTCACCGTCAACATCTGGTACCATGTCGGTTCCAAGAACGAAGAGAAGGGGCGCACCGGCTTTGCCCACCTCTTCGAGCACATGATGTTCCAGGGCTCCCAGCACCACGACACCGACTATTTCGCCCCGCTGGAGAAAGTCGGCGGCGAGGTCAACGGTTCCACCACCGAGGATCGCACCAACTACTATGAGACCGTGCCGAGCAACTACCTCGAGCTCGCCCTTTGGCTCGAAGCCGACCGCATGGGCTACCTCCTGCCGGCCATGACCCAGGAGCGTCTCGACAACCAGCGCGATGTGGTCAAAAACGAGCGCCGTCAGGGCGTCGACAATCAGCCCTACGGTCGTGTCTGGGAAAACCTCGGCTGGCTCATGTATCCCGAGGAGCATCCCTACAACTGGCCGGTCATCGGCTACATGGAAGACCTCTCGGCGGCCTCGCTGGAGGACGTGCAGAATTTCTTCAAGCTCTACTACGCCCCCAACAACGCCTCGCTCTGCGTGACCGGCGACTTCGATCCGGCCGAGGCCAAGACCCTGATCGAAAAGTATTTTGCCCCACTCCCGGCCGGGCAGCCGATCATGCGCAAGGAGGCGTGGATTCCCGAGCTCGACGGCATCCGCCGCGGCCAGATGGAAGACGCCGTCTCGCTGGCGCGCGTCTACTACGCGTTCCCGAGCCCCGGCTACTACACTCCGGGCGATGCCGAACTCGACATTCTCGCCAATGCGCTCACCAACGGCAAGACCTCGCGCCTCTACAAGTCGCTGGTCTACGACAAGCAGATCGCGCAGGATGTCGCCGCCTTCCAGTCCTCCTCGGAGCTGTGCGGCAATTTCATCATTCAGGCCACCGCGCGCGAGGGGCACACGCTCGCCGAACTCGAGGCCGCCCTCGATGCCGAATTGAGGAAGATCCTCGCCGAGGGCATCACCGCCACGGAACTGGCCAACACCCAGGCGCAGTTGGAGGCGGGCTTCGTCCGCTCGCTCGAAGATCTCGGACGCCGCGCCGACAAGCTGAATGAATACAACGTTTTCCTCGGCGATCCCGACATGTTCCAGTGGGACCTCGACCGTTACCAGAAGGCCACCGTCGCCGGCGTCAACGCCGCCGCCAGGCGCTGGATCGATCTCGACCGCCGCGTGATCTTCCATGTCCTCCCGCAGGGCACCTATGTCGCCGCCGAGGACAAAGTCGACCGCACCGTCAAGCCGACCGCCGCGGCCGATCCGCAGTTCACGCCGCCGACGATCCAGAAGGACAAACTCTCCAACGGCGTCGAAGTCTGGCTGGTGCAGGACGATAAACTTCCGCTCGTTCAGACCAACATCGTCTTCAAGGGTGGCTGGGCGCTCGAACCGGCCGGCAAGGCCGCCGTCGGCTCGATGACCTCCGACATGATGGACGAGGGCACCAGGACACGCACCGCCCTGCAGATTTCCGAGGAGGCCAAAAGCATCGGCGCCAACCTCGGCACCGGCTCGTCGTTCGACAACATGAGCGTGTCGCTCAACGTGCTGAAGAAGTACCTCGACCGCGGCTACGCGCTCATGGCCGACATCCTGATGAATCCCACCTTCCCGCAGGAAGAGCTCGACCGGCAGAAGAAGATGTACATGGGACGCATCGCGCAGGAAAGCAAGCAGCCGAACACCGTGGTGCAGAAGACCTTCCTCCGGACGCTCTATGGCGCCGATCACCCGTATGGACGCCCCTTCACCGGTTCCGGCACCGAGGCCTCGATCAACGCTATCACCCGTGATGACTTGATCGCCTTCCATCAGGCCAACTATGTGCCGTCCAACGCCGCCATCGCGGTGGCCGGCAACATCACCATGGCCGAAGCCAAGGCCGCCCTCGAGAAGGCCTTCAAGGGCTGGACCTCGACCGCGCCCGCCCCGGTGGTCAACATCCCCGACCCGGCTCCGATCACCAAGACCCAGGTCGTGATTGTCGACAAGCCCGGCGCGCCGCAGAGCGCGATCATGGTCGGCCACGCCGGCATCAAGCGCTCCGATCCCGACTACATGCCGATTCGCGTCATGATGAACGTGCTCGGCTCGCAGTTCACCAGCCGCATCAACATGAACCTGCGCGAGGCCAAGGGCTACACCTACGGCGCCTTCGGCAACTTCGCGCCGCGCCGCGGCACCGGCCCCTTCCTGGCCACCGCCCAGGTCCAGACCCAGAACACCAAGGAAGCCGTCTTTGAATTCGTCAAGGAACTGCGTGACATCATCTCCACCCGCCCCGTCACCGCCGAGGAGCTCGAGGACGCCAAGAACGATCTGATCAAGTCGTTCCCCAGCGGGTTCGAATCGATCGGCGCCGTGGCCGGCGGCATGAGCACGATGTTCGCCTATGACCTGCCTCTCGATGAGTGGCAGACCTTCGCCGCGCGTGTCAACGCCGTCGATCTGGCCGCCGCCAACCGCGCCGCGACCAATCACATCAATCCCGACGCGCTCCTGATCGTGATCGTCGGCGATCGCGCCAAAATCGAAGAAGGCATCAAGTCGCTCAATCTCGGCGATGTGGCCTTCGTCTCGGCCGAGGAGTAG
- a CDS encoding M14 metallopeptidase family protein yields MNIAVRFVVAVTATVAVTATALAAPPLLNNGNVADHFARIAYDPAVPTPQSVLGYPLGSRPARYEEVIRYLRTLDEFSPRAELLETGQTHEGRPLYCMIIGSQTNFDNREKIRADLAALANPSSDGVVPSREAILAATPAAVWLGYSIHGDEISGVDACLWVAYHLLAARDPETKMILDSVLVLIDPSQNPDGRERFLAQIFAWNGRVPSTRAGDLQHGGFWPWGRGNHYLFDLNRDWLPLVHPETRARVNVLNQWNPQVVVDAHEMGSYSTYLFSPGREPLNHNITPELLRWWDVFAADQGAEFDKRGWSYYTGDWHEEWYPGYGSAWCLFTGALGILYEQAGAEGSSVKRPDGSVHDYPRAVAQQAVSSFANLATTAKNRRALLTDFANFHRDGALGRAREGLRGAYLFAAGNNPGREAEFLATVRGHGLRVEKAAASFQAAVITAQGERASRTYPAGTYIIPMNQPRALLAHALLEFDPHLKKSFLEEERRSLEKGEGTRMYEVSGWSLAQAYDLDIAYAESRPGVAADIAEAPAPSEGKLLNPDATYGFLLAAGDDRAMPALVMMLDAGLSVRVATKPFVHQNVPYEAGTLIARRGENGPDLTAKLEPIARATGVTILGTSSNYSSSGIDLGSDLWELLRAPRIGLFWGPQVDFTSAGWLWYEIDQRLGVIHSLLDINALDSYDLSAYNVLIIPNTWGNPKEALGEQGVAALKKWVQAGGTLIAVNEPAYFLADSAAGFSQAREYGQVLDKLGDYKQAFLEERAAASATVDTNAVWRGVTPPASAAKPAEKPSSEELAKRNEKARTFGPQGVIMRLNLNTEHWLCFGTGGRASAMINSRNALLARDPVQVAARIAGPDQMRLSGLLWPEARERWANTAYCTRESMGKGQLILFADEPFFRAYFHGTRRLLENAILLGPGIGASFPAPW; encoded by the coding sequence ATGAACATCGCCGTACGTTTTGTCGTCGCCGTCACCGCGACGGTCGCCGTCACCGCCACTGCCCTCGCGGCCCCGCCGCTTCTGAACAACGGCAACGTCGCCGATCACTTCGCCCGGATCGCCTACGATCCCGCCGTCCCGACCCCGCAGTCGGTGCTCGGCTATCCGCTCGGTTCGCGTCCGGCCCGCTACGAGGAAGTCATCCGGTACCTGCGAACGCTCGATGAGTTCTCGCCGCGCGCCGAATTGCTCGAGACCGGGCAGACGCACGAGGGACGGCCGCTCTACTGCATGATCATCGGTTCGCAGACAAACTTCGACAACCGCGAAAAGATTCGCGCCGATCTCGCCGCGCTGGCCAATCCCTCGTCCGATGGCGTCGTGCCCAGCCGCGAGGCCATCCTCGCCGCGACGCCGGCGGCCGTCTGGCTGGGTTACTCCATCCACGGCGATGAAATCTCCGGCGTCGATGCCTGTCTCTGGGTCGCCTATCATCTGCTGGCCGCGCGGGATCCCGAAACGAAGATGATCCTCGACAGCGTGCTGGTCCTGATCGATCCCAGCCAGAATCCCGACGGCCGCGAGCGCTTCCTCGCGCAGATCTTCGCCTGGAACGGACGGGTCCCCTCCACACGCGCCGGCGATCTGCAGCACGGCGGCTTCTGGCCGTGGGGACGCGGCAATCACTACCTCTTCGATCTCAACCGCGACTGGCTGCCGTTGGTCCATCCGGAGACCAGGGCGCGTGTCAATGTCCTCAATCAGTGGAACCCGCAGGTGGTGGTCGATGCCCACGAAATGGGCTCCTATTCCACCTATCTCTTCTCGCCCGGCCGCGAACCGCTCAATCACAACATCACGCCCGAGTTGTTGCGCTGGTGGGATGTCTTCGCCGCCGACCAGGGCGCCGAGTTCGACAAGCGCGGCTGGAGTTATTACACCGGCGACTGGCATGAGGAATGGTATCCCGGATATGGCTCCGCCTGGTGTCTTTTTACCGGCGCGCTGGGCATCCTCTACGAACAGGCCGGCGCCGAAGGATCATCGGTCAAACGCCCCGATGGCTCGGTGCATGACTACCCGCGCGCCGTGGCGCAACAGGCGGTCAGTTCCTTCGCCAATCTGGCCACCACCGCGAAGAACCGCCGCGCGCTGTTGACCGACTTCGCCAACTTCCACCGCGATGGCGCCCTCGGACGCGCCCGCGAGGGACTGCGCGGCGCCTACCTGTTCGCCGCCGGCAACAATCCCGGACGCGAGGCCGAATTCCTGGCCACCGTCCGGGGCCATGGCCTGCGCGTCGAGAAAGCCGCCGCCTCCTTCCAGGCCGCGGTGATCACCGCGCAGGGCGAACGCGCCAGCCGCACCTACCCCGCCGGGACCTATATCATCCCGATGAATCAGCCGCGAGCGCTGCTGGCGCATGCGCTTCTGGAGTTCGACCCGCACCTGAAAAAGTCATTCCTCGAGGAGGAACGCCGCTCGCTTGAAAAGGGAGAGGGCACGCGGATGTATGAAGTCTCGGGCTGGTCTTTGGCGCAGGCCTATGATCTCGACATTGCCTACGCCGAATCGCGCCCCGGCGTCGCCGCCGACATCGCCGAAGCGCCGGCTCCGTCGGAAGGGAAACTGCTCAACCCCGATGCGACCTACGGCTTTCTCCTTGCCGCCGGCGATGACCGCGCCATGCCGGCGCTGGTGATGATGCTCGACGCGGGCCTCAGTGTGCGCGTGGCGACCAAACCGTTCGTGCATCAGAATGTCCCCTACGAGGCCGGCACGCTCATCGCGCGCCGCGGCGAGAATGGTCCCGATCTGACCGCCAAACTCGAACCGATCGCCCGCGCCACTGGCGTGACCATCCTCGGCACTTCCAGCAATTATTCCTCCTCCGGCATCGACCTCGGCTCCGATCTCTGGGAACTATTGCGCGCGCCGCGCATCGGCCTTTTCTGGGGGCCGCAGGTCGATTTCACCAGCGCCGGCTGGCTCTGGTACGAGATCGATCAGCGGCTGGGCGTCATCCATTCGCTCCTCGACATCAATGCGCTGGATTCGTATGACCTGTCGGCCTACAACGTGCTCATCATTCCCAACACCTGGGGCAATCCGAAGGAGGCCCTCGGCGAGCAGGGGGTTGCGGCGCTCAAGAAGTGGGTGCAGGCCGGGGGCACGCTGATTGCGGTCAATGAGCCGGCGTATTTCCTCGCCGATTCCGCCGCCGGCTTCTCGCAGGCGCGCGAATACGGCCAGGTCCTCGACAAACTCGGCGACTACAAACAGGCGTTCCTCGAGGAACGCGCCGCCGCGAGCGCCACGGTTGACACCAACGCGGTCTGGCGCGGCGTGACGCCGCCGGCCTCCGCCGCCAAACCGGCCGAGAAACCCTCGTCCGAGGAACTGGCCAAACGCAACGAGAAGGCGCGCACCTTCGGCCCGCAGGGCGTCATCATGCGGCTGAACCTCAACACCGAACACTGGCTCTGCTTTGGAACCGGCGGACGCGCCAGCGCGATGATCAATTCGCGCAACGCCCTCCTGGCAAGAGATCCGGTGCAAGTCGCCGCGCGCATCGCCGGCCCCGACCAGATGCGCCTCTCCGGCCTCCTCTGGCCCGAAGCCCGCGAGCGCTGGGCCAACACCGCCTACTGCACGCGCGAATCGATGGGCAAAGGCCAGCTCATCCTCTTTGCCGATGAACCGTTCTTCCGCGCCTACTTCCACGGCACCCGCCGTCTCCTGGAAAACGCCATCCTCCTCGGCCCGGGCATCGGCGCGTCATTCCCCGCGCCCTGGTAA
- a CDS encoding GNAT family N-acetyltransferase, with translation MITIRPLRTKAELEQYMELCIYCFSFSPEYTPYYANFIGPHLDCTMGAFDGPRLVAAMWGIPFEMNVIGAHLPMAGISVVATRPEARNLGLAKKLMTASHQRMKKEGIPLAVLMPFKPVFYARMGYGDVFYYHDCQLQPGAIAELEPRGYRVAPVDGNKEWKTFDRLHRRYSARYFGTVNRGERYWKIRYMNSPFGPRFHYLILRGQEPAGYIITHLDKPNPAISADLRRESRLTIMQAVWTDQGSFDAILQFVRAHRDQHGKIEWYLPTDVPLHDRLMDQRIPVALKPKMMLKLVDLKAAIERRPFTADLDAEVVLRVKGDDTSPWNDGLWRIRWRGGEAKVTRTTAGAGKARIDIASLAVLYSGHRDAAALERLGRLSGPRAAFETLARAFPARVCYIDDWF, from the coding sequence ATGATCACCATCCGGCCGTTGCGCACCAAAGCGGAGCTCGAGCAGTACATGGAGCTCTGCATTTACTGCTTCTCCTTCTCACCGGAGTACACACCCTACTACGCCAACTTCATCGGCCCGCACCTCGACTGCACCATGGGCGCCTTCGACGGGCCGCGCCTGGTGGCGGCGATGTGGGGCATTCCCTTCGAGATGAATGTGATCGGCGCGCACCTGCCCATGGCGGGCATTTCGGTGGTGGCCACGCGCCCCGAGGCGCGCAACCTCGGTTTGGCCAAAAAACTGATGACCGCCTCCCACCAGCGGATGAAAAAGGAAGGCATCCCGCTGGCCGTGCTCATGCCCTTTAAGCCGGTCTTCTATGCGCGCATGGGTTACGGCGATGTGTTCTACTACCACGACTGTCAGCTCCAGCCCGGCGCCATTGCCGAACTGGAACCGCGCGGCTATCGGGTTGCGCCCGTCGACGGCAACAAGGAGTGGAAGACTTTCGACCGTCTGCACCGCCGGTACAGCGCCCGCTACTTCGGGACCGTAAACCGCGGCGAACGTTACTGGAAAATCCGCTATATGAACTCGCCCTTCGGACCGCGCTTTCACTACCTGATTCTGCGCGGGCAGGAGCCGGCGGGGTATATCATCACCCATCTCGACAAGCCCAACCCCGCCATTTCGGCCGATCTGCGCCGCGAGTCGCGGCTGACCATCATGCAGGCGGTCTGGACCGATCAGGGCTCCTTCGATGCCATCCTGCAATTCGTGCGCGCCCATCGCGACCAGCACGGCAAGATCGAGTGGTATCTGCCCACCGATGTCCCGCTCCATGACCGGCTGATGGATCAGCGGATCCCCGTCGCGCTCAAACCCAAGATGATGCTCAAGCTGGTCGACCTGAAGGCTGCGATCGAACGCCGCCCGTTCACCGCCGACCTCGACGCGGAAGTTGTGCTGCGGGTCAAAGGCGATGACACCAGCCCGTGGAACGATGGTCTCTGGCGCATCCGCTGGCGCGGGGGAGAGGCGAAGGTGACACGGACCACCGCCGGCGCCGGCAAGGCCCGGATCGATATCGCCTCGCTGGCCGTGCTCTACTCCGGCCATCGTGACGCGGCCGCGCTCGAGCGCTTGGGCCGTCTCTCCGGTCCGCGCGCGGCGTTCGAGACACTGGCGCGCGCCTTCCCCGCGCGTGTCTGCTATATCGACGATTGGTTCTAA
- a CDS encoding ABC transporter substrate-binding protein, giving the protein MASFALLVLGAPATLAQSTEPIVIGAVISLTGRDAAFGQECLAGLDIALEEANAEGGIHNRPVTLQVFDDKSDPILAAEGVRTLVRQFSPIAIVGSNTSMVTKAAAVAAQNVGVPLIVPEATEPDITAIGDWIYRVCFVDPDMARGLAAYAYADLGLRRVAILTEDKHDYTVSFTRCFRDRFIELGGEIVYQSGYRQGTTTFDELLKQAASLHADAVLVSGFYPEAGSVIACAKRLGENLTFLGGDGWESDGLFTAAGDAITDRSRIFIASHFSPDVRRAKVRGFVEAFREKFGRRPNTSSALGFDAGGLVMGAAMRAASLDPAGIKAALADARHEGVTGYITIGPNRNPSKKVIILQVGDDQRFAYVRAISSETLRAPESTQ; this is encoded by the coding sequence TTGGCGTCTTTTGCATTGCTGGTGCTGGGCGCCCCCGCGACCCTGGCCCAATCCACCGAGCCGATTGTCATCGGCGCGGTCATTTCGCTGACCGGACGCGACGCAGCCTTTGGCCAGGAATGCCTGGCCGGGCTGGATATCGCCCTGGAGGAAGCCAACGCCGAGGGCGGAATTCACAACCGCCCGGTGACCCTGCAGGTCTTCGATGACAAGTCCGATCCGATCCTCGCCGCCGAGGGGGTGCGTACGCTGGTCCGCCAGTTTTCGCCCATCGCGATAGTCGGCTCCAACACGTCCATGGTCACCAAGGCCGCCGCGGTGGCGGCGCAGAATGTTGGCGTGCCGCTGATCGTGCCCGAAGCCACCGAGCCCGACATCACCGCCATTGGCGATTGGATTTACCGCGTTTGCTTTGTCGATCCCGACATGGCGCGCGGCCTGGCCGCGTATGCCTATGCCGACCTCGGCTTACGCCGCGTCGCCATTCTGACCGAAGACAAACACGACTACACCGTCTCATTCACCCGCTGTTTCCGCGACCGCTTCATTGAACTGGGCGGCGAGATTGTTTACCAGTCCGGCTACCGTCAGGGGACCACCACCTTCGATGAGTTGCTGAAGCAGGCAGCGTCGCTGCATGCCGATGCCGTCCTGGTCTCCGGTTTCTATCCCGAGGCGGGCAGCGTGATCGCCTGCGCCAAGCGGCTGGGCGAGAACCTCACCTTCCTCGGCGGCGACGGTTGGGAATCCGATGGTCTGTTTACCGCCGCCGGCGATGCGATCACCGACCGCTCGCGGATTTTCATCGCCTCGCACTTTTCCCCCGATGTCCGCCGCGCGAAGGTGCGCGGGTTTGTCGAGGCCTTCCGCGAGAAATTCGGACGCCGTCCCAACACGTCCTCCGCTCTGGGCTTCGACGCCGGCGGGCTGGTGATGGGCGCCGCCATGCGCGCCGCCTCGCTGGATCCGGCCGGCATCAAGGCCGCGCTGGCCGATGCCCGGCATGAGGGCGTCACCGGCTACATCACCATCGGCCCCAACCGCAACCCCTCGAAGAAGGTCATCATCCTCCAGGTTGGCGATGATCAGCGGTTCGCCTATGTGCGCGCCATTTCGTCGGAAACGCTGCGCGCGCCGGAGTCGACACAGTAG